The genomic region CAAAGACCAGGACTTGGCAGCCGCAGTAACAGCCCTCCACAGACCATTCTTTCCTCGGCCGTCCTCTCCATATCCACCAAGAAAATATGCACTCAAAAACCATCCTGTCATGCAAGAAAGGTAAACACAACGAAAAAGTCCACAACACAGTTTCTCAATCCACAAATGTGGCAGAAATCAAAGGAGAAGtggaaatataaataacagTGAGTAAACTGTTATTCAGAACATACTTATTGAAAAGAGAGGACGTACCAGCAATAAAAGGGTCAGCAGTTTTCAACGTTTCGAGGTCGAAAACGGGGAATCCATGACTAAATCTTCCAATCGCAGAGAACAAAACCAACGCCGCCACATCTCCGGCAGCCAGTCCAGCCACAACGCTGCAATTTCAAACTTTCAATCCAAttcataaaagaaacaaaaaaaatcagaggGAAAACCATATACATACCCCCATTTAACGAGAAGGGAAGTAGAGCTAGGCTTTTCGAACTGAATAACGCCTTCAAGCGGCACATTTTCTTGTCCAACAAAAGCTATAGAGTTAGAAGTCTCGTCCCCAGAAGGGACGTTGCTGGAGGATGCGGCGGGTTTCGTGGCAGCGCCGCCGGAAGAGTCGGCAGCGTTGGCGAGCGTGACCGGCCTCAGGCGgcgggagagagagaaattggGGCGGCGTTTGGAGAAGAGAGGAGGATTCGGGTGGGCGAACTTGAGGGAGCAGTGGTTAGTGGCAGCTTGGCTCAGCAGAGGCACCATTGGATTTTCGAAAATCCGTAAATGAAAATATGACCACCAGAATTATAACTTTTCCcgtaatgtaatattattgaggacagatataaaatattttatcgcCTAAAATATTCCAACAATTTAAGTTGCACTATGaaacaatataaaatgatcgtaataaaaaaaaattaggattcGTGAGAACGAAAATAAAGACTACGTCAACATCATTGCAATCAAAGtactaacaatattttttttgctatgttttaaatattaaagtataGTAAATATCATCGaccttatttttataataatttatagattttatttataaaaataatatttattctctctttttatatatatattgagcctgtccttattttttaatttataaaaataatatttattctctctttttatatatatattgagccTGTCCTTATTTTtcgattaattttaataatctctTACAGTGCTTAAAGGGAAATGGACTGATAGCCCCTCAAATCAGCCTATCTCCTCTTTACATGAAGGTGGGCTGGCTCCTACGAATTAATGGCATCTGATGATTTCAAAAGATCTTAGAGTTGAAATCTCATCCGGCCCTTTTATTGGGATATACTTTCCTATctccatttattaaaaagaactCATAAACTACCCTTGAAAATGGACACAAGTGAAGTTATGAATCATTTAGTTCCTTAGGCTGTCCAAACatatgatgaaaatgaaatattggTATGACATCCTTAATATCGTCATATGCTTATATGATCACATCCATATCTAAACCCAGCCTTGTTGTATTCAAATgtacataaattatacaaGTCTAAAAACCATTCATAGGACTTGCtagaatgtaattatattgGCATGTCTTGCTTTGGGATTCAGATCaatcaaaatcatattttaagcCCAACAAAGGTCCAGGTGCTTCATATTCGGCCCGATGAGTAATGGGCCATTACAGATTTTGGGCTTCTCACCCAATAACAAATAGGGAATGTATGAATATCCACCAAAACTAAAACTattatataatctaaaataaagtttattttatttaaaactatataatatcatgaattcaataatttttcattgcaCTATATACTTTacgtcattttttttaatgcattatATTGAAATGTTTCTTCTGCTTGGGCTACTTAATTTGAGTTCTTGGTATTTTTGGAGCCTATACTAAGCCCAACTATTATCATTTCCTTGGgctttgtgtgtgtgtgtgtgtgttgcctcctaaaaattaattttttagatttgattCTTTTCCGACTTTGTTCcatctaattttatatgaaaatcttCACACACTTAAGTTCGAAAGTTACAAAAGTACTGATCTACCCAAccaattttcataataaaaaattgggttaaatgcattttagcCTCTTGGGatgctaaaaatatttattaaaaaaaattgagaaaaaaaaatccatcatATAATCGTTatgaaagttaaaaaataagagtTCAATGCTTCATTCTGGAAGGtgtttttttgctttatttttactttaatgaGGGGCTATTTTGTGAGTTTTTACTCTGGCGGATTTTTAGGATCACAGGGgaataaatgcatttaatcttaaaagaatataattgatatactTAAATTGAATACATGTATACTTGGAGTTTTTAACTATTCAAATTTGGAAGGGGGGTGTTTGGAATTTTAAAGAAGATAGGAATATGTAATAACCCTAAATTCAAGTAAGGCCATTgtaattaaacaatatatatatatatatatatatattcaatactaaattaaatattgttgatgatatgataattaataatgggacagaaatgaaataaaaacttaGGTGATAAAAATCCATGTGCAAAACCAAAGAAATGATTATGTCATACCTCGAGACAATTAGCACAAAGATTCAAAGgaattatgtattaatatgTTAGGGCGGGTGAGATAGGATTTGTCCCTGAAAAACTCAATCCCAAGATCTTCTCACATGCCATTAACGAATTTTGCATTACTATAATAATCCCTCCTCTCCTCTAATGCGTGCGAATATTCGGTATTTGCatcctaataataaataattaatgggctCATAGGTATGTGAACATATGAATCCCCATTAATCATTTATCTAATCAatcttgttttatatttaattcccCTGCATGTGACATTGGCTTTGAACGACTCGTGGTGGAGGGCTTGAGGACCATGGAACTCATGCCTGCGCTTCTCCCCATACCTATGCAGATGTTTGGCTGATTTTTCTTACCAAAATCCTACATACTAGGAACACTTGCCCTCGCGCTTCTACCAGGCTAGAATCTGAGTTGTCcaactttgtgaaattacGGTAATAGCCTTGGACATTCTTGATCTTGCCTTTTCTTATACTTTACTAGTATTGATATTGGTCTATTAATTTGGTCGAATTGATAGTTTCTTTGAGTATACATAGATTCTGTCTATTGTACGTTATTTACAAAACAACTGGCATGTGCTCAACTATCAAGAACCCACAATTAGAATCAGTCCATGATTTAGTTGGGTCCGTCAAGATCTGCACTCCCACAAAaaacccccaaaaaaaaaaaaaaaaaaagatatagtaGTTAATGGCATTTTAGACCATTTCTATAAAGTGTTGAAGGTGTCAAGAacaaaggtatatatataattagggaAGATGAATGAGTAAGAatcatgaataaattaatgaaggCATGATGTGAGAAGCATCTAAGATTTGAGTATTAAAATAGAGTTTGAAACCTATAGCTCTTTCCCGATCTCACTTTGCATGACCAAGCTTTTGTCATCTTTAGGTCGCCAACCCAACAACTCTTTATAAAAAACTCAtcaagattaaaataataccCCACCTCCCAATgcaagaattataatttaaattttatatttaaaaaatctaggGCTTTGGGCTcgtaaattaccaaaaaaaaaaattgtttgttgGGAGATCTTTGAAGCCGTAAGTGGTGTCCAAATTCcaaccaattaaattataaaataacaaatcctCGGAATTTGGTCCAAAGGGTCAACCTTATCAACCTCATTCTCCAGGCCTGATTTAATCCAGGCTAGCCTTGGAAATATAGttgataatttattgttttttcttttattttaaacaaaaatgaaaaatatgagcAATTCTCTTGCGGTCACGTGCCATGTGGGGTGAGAgacatttcaaaattcaattcaagaaaacataTGCTTGAATGCAATTTGTCAATTTGACAGCCAAATATACACAAAGACTTTGCCCTAAAAATGGCTGGACCACTGCCCTTTTCATCTTTGAATTTGAGAAAGAAGTAGAAGTAAATANNNNNNNNNNNNNNNNNNNNGGTGGGGTTGGGGGGTGTTAGCAACCTTTTGAGAATGGAAAGATGCTGCCTTTTTGGGAGTAGAGCTGATGTTATCCAATTGGCTTTATAGAATATGATGCAAGTGGTGTCTTTGTATGTGAAACTTACGAGTGGAAGTGTGAATTCTTACATTCTTGGTCTATGATTGTCGTTAGGAACTTAGGGTGGCTGCACAGTAGCTAGTAACAGAGTCCCCCAATATGAACCTGCGGTTTTAGAGGGTTTCTAGTGGACAATCAATCGTTctggtattaattttttttatagcaGGCCTCTCCTTCCAATCTTAAGGTGTGTGTCGGATGTGTGAGTggggaaaaaacaaaatcaaacagtTATAGAGTAAAAGTAAGAATAAATTGCATTGATGCTCATTTAGATTAGGtctaattattcaaatatttattactctttgtaaaattattaatttatcattgaGGTAgcagttgtaattataaatatactttctATTTAGCAACGCAATGTTATACAAATACTATTTGAGTCACATTAATAACATACCAATTCAcaggatatatatatttttttaatcaaaatgagATTTGAGCAGACTTGCATATTATtggaatatattattaatgcaGTGACAAACAGTTCTCTTGAAAATGTATATTACGATCAAATTcccatatataaatatttaattcatcatataattaagACGAAAAATCGAATTAAAACTGAGAAATGAAATTTGGGAGCACCCAAAGAAATGGAGTTGAAGCAGCATGGAGGGTTGTGAGAGTGAGGGGAACAAAACCCAAAGAGATAGCATTGCATTTGCAGCAGTAACCCTATAGCTAGAGAAGCTTGGAAAC from Sesamum indicum cultivar Zhongzhi No. 13 linkage group LG3, S_indicum_v1.0, whole genome shotgun sequence harbors:
- the LOC105159086 gene encoding uncharacterized protein LOC105159086 (The sequence of the model RefSeq protein was modified relative to this genomic sequence to represent the inferred CDS: added 65 bases not found in genome assembly) encodes the protein EREKLGRRLEKRGGFGGALLSATNHCSLKFAHPNPPLFSKRRPNFSLSRRLRPVTLANAADSSGGAATKPAASSSNVPSGDETSNSIAFVGQENVPLEGVIQFEKPSSTSLLVKWGVVAGLAAGDVAALVLFSAIGRFSHGFPVFDLETLKTADPFIAGWFLSAYFLGGYGEDGRGKNGLWRAVTAAAKSWSLGIPLGLIIRAATIGHAPPTNFILVTMGSTAVLLVGWRALLFSIFPTNKGKKNDVYKRGSPFELFELLTSLVRRW